Proteins co-encoded in one Polynucleobacter sp. MG-6-Vaara-E2 genomic window:
- the ruvX gene encoding Holliday junction resolvase RuvX, giving the protein MPNMSAITVMAFDYGTRCVGIAVGNSVTQAGQALKTIAAPNIDVLFREIQILINEWQPNQLVVGRPVHPDGKEHEMTAKATRFGNQLRGRLNLPVTWVDERFTSAVLEGDPKMRDNLDAYSAALILEQYFAEQPLV; this is encoded by the coding sequence ATGCCTAATATGAGCGCGATTACTGTAATGGCTTTTGATTACGGTACACGTTGCGTTGGTATTGCAGTAGGTAATTCAGTAACACAAGCTGGGCAAGCATTAAAGACAATTGCCGCCCCTAATATTGATGTACTTTTCCGGGAAATCCAGATTCTAATAAATGAGTGGCAACCCAATCAACTCGTGGTGGGTCGTCCGGTTCATCCTGATGGTAAAGAGCATGAAATGACTGCAAAGGCAACCCGATTTGGGAATCAATTGCGTGGAAGGCTAAATTTACCTGTTACCTGGGTCGACGAGCGCTTTACATCTGCTGTTTTGGAGGGAGACCCTAAGATGCGGGACAATCTAGATGCGTATTCTGCAGCTTTGATTTTGGAGCAGTATTTTGCAGAACAGCCGCTGGTTTAA
- a CDS encoding YqgE/AlgH family protein → MPGMVDPNFANSVIYLFEHNERGAMGLVVNKPTEVDLATLFDKIELKLEIAPLLEQPVYFGGPVQVERGFVLHESNPHLSYSSSLIIPGGLTMTTSKDVLEAVAIGNGPRKFLMTLGYAGWGAGQLEEEITLNGWMNVPLARDQMIEIIFNTPSSQRYEKTMSHLGFNLSSLSGEAGHA, encoded by the coding sequence ATGCCAGGCATGGTTGATCCAAATTTTGCAAACTCTGTTATCTATTTGTTTGAGCATAACGAGCGAGGGGCAATGGGTTTGGTAGTCAATAAGCCTACCGAGGTTGATTTAGCCACTCTTTTTGACAAGATTGAACTCAAACTCGAAATTGCTCCTTTGCTAGAGCAACCTGTTTATTTTGGTGGGCCCGTTCAGGTTGAACGTGGGTTTGTTCTTCATGAATCAAATCCTCATCTTTCCTATAGCTCATCCTTAATTATTCCCGGCGGTCTTACGATGACTACCTCTAAAGATGTTCTTGAGGCTGTAGCTATTGGCAATGGCCCTAGAAAATTCTTGATGACCCTTGGTTACGCAGGTTGGGGCGCTGGTCAACTCGAAGAGGAAATTACTCTCAATGGCTGGATGAATGTTCCTCTCGCGCGCGATCAAATGATAGAGATTATTTTTAATACCCCATCGAGCCAGCGATATGAAAAGACAATGAGTCATCTCGGCTTTAATTTATCCTCCCTCTCAGGTGAAGCGGGGCATGCCTAA
- a CDS encoding aspartate carbamoyltransferase catalytic subunit: MGSGGNLVNQFNAAGELTHLLTLEGLPKEQILHILDTAQQFVSVTDPSREVKKVPLLRGKSVFNLFFENSTRTRTTFEIAAKRLSADVINLDISTSSTAKGESLLDTIDNLVAMQADIFVVRHSVSRAPIEIAHHVPAHVHVVNAGDGSHQHPTQGLLDMYTMRHFKQGFKGLKVAIVGDIVHSRVAKSNIHALTTLGCEDIRAIGPESLLPGDLDMLGVKVFHNMEEGLKDVDVVMTLRIQKERMEAGQVPEGDEFFKQYGLTPTRLALAKSDAIVMHPGPMNRGVEIDSAVADGPQSVILNQVTFGIAVRMAVMSIVAGN; encoded by the coding sequence ATGGGTTCAGGGGGCAACTTAGTGAATCAATTTAATGCCGCTGGAGAGCTAACACATCTTTTGACCTTGGAGGGTTTGCCAAAAGAGCAGATCCTCCATATTCTCGATACTGCACAGCAGTTTGTGAGCGTGACCGATCCTTCAAGAGAGGTTAAGAAAGTTCCTTTGCTGCGTGGTAAGAGTGTCTTCAATCTCTTCTTTGAAAATTCTACGCGCACGAGAACTACTTTTGAGATTGCTGCTAAGCGTTTATCAGCTGATGTCATTAACCTAGATATCTCTACTTCTTCTACTGCTAAGGGTGAGAGCCTTCTTGATACGATTGATAACCTTGTGGCCATGCAGGCTGATATTTTTGTAGTGCGCCACAGCGTTTCAAGAGCGCCTATTGAAATTGCGCATCATGTACCAGCACATGTACACGTTGTTAATGCTGGTGATGGTAGCCATCAACATCCAACCCAAGGTTTGTTGGATATGTATACGATGCGTCACTTTAAGCAGGGCTTCAAAGGCTTAAAAGTAGCAATTGTTGGCGATATTGTGCATAGTCGTGTTGCTAAATCAAATATTCATGCGCTTACCACTTTAGGCTGTGAAGACATTCGTGCAATTGGCCCCGAGAGCTTACTACCTGGCGATCTCGATATGCTGGGTGTAAAAGTCTTTCATAATATGGAAGAAGGCTTGAAAGATGTTGATGTCGTAATGACCTTACGCATTCAAAAGGAGCGTATGGAAGCAGGGCAAGTCCCTGAGGGCGATGAATTCTTCAAACAATATGGTTTAACGCCAACACGCTTGGCGCTAGCCAAATCAGATGCCATTGTGATGCACCCAGGCCCCATGAACAGGGGTGTTGAGATTGATTCAGCTGTAGCTGATGGACCTCAGTCAGTGATCTTAAATCAAGTCACTTTTGGTATTGCAGTGCGCATGGCAGTAATGTCGATCGTTGCTGGTAATTAA
- a CDS encoding YdcF family protein, with translation MMDTIFFILSKVVQFSIEPLNWVIVFIVLSLLFLSFRKPNLCKRFLLLALLDVLVVGWLPTSELGLRGLEDAIPKTSLANLSEGDIGGIIILGGAIEGGQISVDRGEISIYSSAERVTKAFELIRKYPNIPFIFSGYSGRIIPKGLSEADAFKQLIAEQGLSEKMAHYENQSRNTYENVRYMKPMIEEFGLKNGTGGSKPWLLITSASHMYRSVKIFEKQGIAVIPIPVDYQTANHFNWTSFDLEDGIQNWNKLVHEVVGILAYWITGKI, from the coding sequence ATGATGGATACGATCTTTTTTATTCTTTCGAAAGTAGTGCAGTTCTCTATAGAGCCGCTTAATTGGGTTATTGTTTTTATTGTCCTGAGCTTGTTATTTCTGTCGTTTAGAAAGCCTAATTTATGCAAGCGTTTTTTACTCCTAGCTTTGCTTGATGTGCTGGTAGTGGGTTGGTTGCCTACTTCCGAATTGGGTCTTAGAGGTCTTGAGGATGCAATTCCTAAAACATCCTTAGCAAATCTCTCCGAAGGCGATATCGGCGGAATCATCATATTGGGTGGCGCGATCGAGGGCGGTCAAATATCCGTGGATCGTGGAGAAATCTCAATTTATTCATCTGCTGAACGGGTAACAAAGGCCTTTGAGCTCATTCGAAAATATCCCAATATTCCTTTTATCTTTAGCGGCTACTCGGGTCGAATTATTCCTAAGGGATTATCTGAGGCAGATGCATTTAAGCAATTAATTGCCGAGCAGGGCTTGAGTGAAAAAATGGCTCATTACGAAAATCAGTCTCGCAATACCTATGAGAATGTTCGGTATATGAAACCAATGATTGAGGAATTCGGACTAAAGAATGGGACTGGAGGTTCAAAACCTTGGCTTTTGATTACCTCAGCCAGCCATATGTATCGCTCAGTGAAAATATTTGAAAAACAAGGTATTGCTGTTATTCCAATACCCGTCGATTATCAGACTGCGAACCACTTTAATTGGACCTCATTTGACCTAGAGGACGGCATTCAAAACTGGAATAAATTAGTTCATGAGGTGGTCGGTATTCTTGCCTATTGGATTACCGGAAAAATCTAG
- a CDS encoding DUF6492 family protein translates to MKDFVLYCKSYARDFLRLKRLLETINQFNADRLDFYISTPKADKNLLEKSLGKNGYIWVADEDIVAANPYADLEKYKAMHGGLSQQIIKSEFWRLRFSENYLCLDSDSLFIRNFYKSDFISSDGVPYTVLHQNKELFQLATDRGYEKFARDLRLEAERVKALFDRKGPNFYYAPAPFIWSAKVWQSLASGYLEPKGISLWDLIGPDYPETLIYGETLQRYRAIPLIAIEPLFRTYHYDWQYFLMRRLGETEAKVAQNYLGIIYQSAWEAEFNLGQSQKSLPSQFLKRVKRFGRYLQSFI, encoded by the coding sequence TTGAAAGATTTTGTTCTCTACTGTAAATCCTATGCACGAGATTTCTTGCGCTTAAAGCGTCTTCTGGAGACTATCAACCAATTTAATGCTGACCGCTTAGATTTTTACATTTCCACTCCAAAAGCAGATAAAAATTTATTAGAGAAATCTCTTGGTAAGAATGGTTACATCTGGGTTGCGGATGAGGATATTGTTGCTGCTAACCCTTATGCAGATCTGGAGAAATACAAGGCTATGCATGGAGGCTTGTCTCAGCAAATTATTAAATCAGAATTTTGGCGGTTAAGATTTTCTGAAAACTATTTATGCTTAGATTCAGATAGTTTATTTATTCGAAATTTCTATAAGTCTGACTTCATATCAAGTGATGGTGTGCCCTATACGGTGTTGCATCAAAATAAAGAGTTGTTTCAACTTGCCACTGATCGTGGATATGAAAAATTTGCAAGGGATCTAAGGCTGGAGGCTGAGCGAGTCAAAGCATTATTTGACCGCAAGGGGCCAAATTTTTATTACGCTCCAGCACCATTTATTTGGTCGGCTAAAGTTTGGCAGTCATTAGCCTCAGGGTATCTCGAGCCTAAGGGCATTAGCTTATGGGACTTGATTGGTCCAGACTACCCAGAGACTTTAATTTATGGTGAAACGCTTCAAAGGTATCGCGCCATTCCATTGATTGCAATTGAACCCTTGTTTCGTACCTACCACTACGATTGGCAGTATTTCTTGATGAGGCGTTTAGGTGAAACGGAAGCTAAAGTTGCTCAAAATTATTTAGGTATTATTTATCAGTCTGCCTGGGAGGCTGAGTTCAATCTTGGTCAATCGCAAAAATCTCTGCCTTCGCAATTCCTTAAGCGTGTTAAGCGCTTTGGCCGTTACTTACAAAGCTTTATTTAA
- a CDS encoding glycosyltransferase: protein MSISIPRVTEKKRWLIISHAFNMDGRAASLTITDKIPYFLNAGIEPIVLSAITGVKDHRFPHYQYLAWGPAAFRFDFRHWVANKYGRGFIYKLFTRIVSILLAPLIGLEKLALGYSSQWSWAVPAFINGLRIIRAGKIDLIYSTGGAWSAHLAGLWLKRVTGLPLIVEVHDPLVIRKDPNDQGFEKPKNRDARFRHYLENQLTHFSDKVWWFTDGALHYAKVRNANLNTPKNAHGFVVTPGAQPPGSLSNNRAHQYTDKLNLCHFGSLANDRSLSTILRALIPLFQKYPEARDLIRVHAYGAPLDSLSVDAIEKFGFSDVLLAHGRLEIDPLTGKSGRQRVAEKMQEADVLILLHGNDEWCAEYIPSKFYDYLWTGRPIWGITHRNPQLDQMLLDRGAYLSAEGDSEGIAMGLERIWLDWQAKQLIEPIWKPIGVDQAVSTILTHMQVR, encoded by the coding sequence GTGAGTATCTCTATTCCACGAGTCACTGAAAAAAAGCGTTGGCTAATTATTTCCCACGCTTTCAATATGGATGGTCGCGCTGCTAGTCTTACGATTACCGATAAGATCCCTTATTTTCTGAATGCTGGCATAGAGCCAATCGTATTGAGTGCGATCACTGGAGTTAAAGACCATCGTTTTCCTCATTATCAATATTTAGCTTGGGGCCCAGCTGCATTTCGATTTGACTTCCGACATTGGGTTGCTAATAAATATGGTCGTGGGTTTATTTATAAATTATTCACCAGAATAGTTTCAATTCTTTTAGCCCCATTGATTGGCCTAGAAAAATTGGCGCTAGGATACTCAAGTCAGTGGTCTTGGGCTGTGCCCGCATTTATTAATGGATTGAGAATAATTCGCGCCGGAAAAATTGATTTGATTTATTCAACCGGTGGCGCATGGTCAGCTCATCTTGCTGGATTATGGTTAAAGAGGGTAACAGGATTGCCGCTGATTGTGGAAGTGCATGACCCCTTAGTCATTCGCAAAGATCCAAATGATCAAGGCTTTGAAAAGCCTAAGAATCGAGATGCTCGTTTTAGGCACTATTTAGAAAATCAACTTACTCATTTTTCTGACAAAGTATGGTGGTTCACGGACGGCGCTCTGCATTACGCCAAAGTGCGTAATGCAAATCTAAATACCCCAAAAAATGCTCATGGTTTCGTAGTGACGCCAGGCGCTCAGCCTCCTGGTAGTCTTAGTAACAATCGGGCACACCAATACACAGATAAATTAAATCTATGCCATTTTGGCTCGCTGGCAAACGATCGGTCACTCTCCACTATTCTTAGGGCTTTGATCCCTCTATTTCAAAAGTATCCTGAGGCGAGAGATTTAATACGAGTACATGCGTACGGAGCGCCGCTAGACTCCCTATCGGTAGATGCAATCGAAAAATTTGGATTTAGTGACGTGCTATTAGCGCATGGTCGCTTAGAGATTGACCCTCTCACTGGCAAGTCTGGTCGTCAGCGTGTGGCCGAAAAAATGCAAGAGGCAGATGTATTGATATTACTTCACGGCAATGATGAGTGGTGTGCTGAATATATTCCTTCGAAATTTTATGACTACCTGTGGACGGGAAGGCCTATTTGGGGAATAACCCATCGTAATCCTCAGCTTGATCAGATGTTGCTTGATCGGGGTGCTTATTTAAGTGCTGAAGGCGATTCCGAAGGCATTGCTATGGGATTAGAGAGAATTTGGTTAGACTGGCAAGCCAAGCAATTGATTGAACCAATTTGGAAGCCAATTGGCGTAGATCAGGCAGTAAGTACTATATTGACCCATATGCAAGTTCGATAG
- the pyrR gene encoding bifunctional pyr operon transcriptional regulator/uracil phosphoribosyltransferase PyrR has product MNAELLYGKLVDALRNRAQEGSFELAGLAMGGAWIAERLAKDLSLPHYGVINVAFHRDDYAEKGMTALRTASTMTTHLPFDVNGANIILIDDVLLTGRTVRAALNELFDFGRPALVELMVLADRGNRELPICANFVGEQVQVSENQILVLEKNEAGKFSFQLEERE; this is encoded by the coding sequence ATGAACGCTGAATTGTTATACGGAAAACTAGTTGATGCATTGCGCAATAGAGCGCAGGAAGGTTCTTTTGAGCTTGCCGGTTTAGCAATGGGCGGTGCCTGGATTGCAGAGCGTTTAGCTAAAGATTTGAGCTTACCTCATTATGGCGTGATTAATGTCGCTTTTCATCGAGATGACTACGCTGAAAAAGGCATGACTGCTCTGCGAACTGCGAGCACCATGACAACACATTTACCTTTTGATGTGAATGGCGCCAACATAATTTTGATTGATGATGTTTTGCTTACTGGTAGAACAGTACGAGCAGCCCTGAATGAACTTTTTGATTTTGGTCGCCCTGCATTAGTTGAGTTGATGGTTCTTGCGGACCGTGGCAATCGTGAGCTTCCCATCTGTGCGAACTTTGTGGGTGAACAAGTGCAGGTATCCGAGAATCAAATTTTAGTTTTAGAAAAGAATGAAGCGGGTAAATTTAGCTTTCAGCTTGAGGAGCGTGAATAA